Proteins from a genomic interval of Desulfofustis limnaeus:
- a CDS encoding biotin carboxylase N-terminal domain-containing protein — translation MEGKVLIANRGEIAIRIMNACRDLGLDYVVVYTEADKESEHVQRNRTGGTDQNAWRITSYTEPNDILAVADHTGCTAIHPGYGFFSEDFRFARRTATRNRPITFIGPDWKVIKHLGDKINTKRVANQLGIPTIPGTDSPIYNEMEAEEIALELLENQREQGIEDPSVLVKAAAGGGGMGIEEVKEIEHFRRIYRQLQNYAKRQFGDGGVLIEQCLRDYNHLEVQLVCSRYNERVHFSSRNCTIQSTGRQKRVEAAPGFHSSCYHYDFDEQKVLDQIVSYSLKLAEHVNYDNVGTWEWIVSRDGQPYLLEVNTRIQVENDVSARISYLDNKQPNLIREQIRLALGERIGFKQHDIMFRGAAIELRIVAEDPRRGFAPWIGTITEFSFPCHDWSTIYTHVPADRPYTIPSDFDPNLALALVWGDSMDEAKQRAARFIDETSIRGTDSAGGPIVTNLNYLKDNLDRLLTF, via the coding sequence GTGGAAGGAAAGGTACTTATCGCCAACCGTGGCGAAATTGCCATCCGCATCATGAATGCCTGCCGGGATCTGGGACTCGACTACGTGGTGGTATACACCGAAGCCGACAAAGAGTCCGAGCATGTCCAACGCAATCGCACCGGCGGCACAGACCAGAATGCCTGGCGCATCACCAGTTATACCGAGCCCAACGATATCCTGGCCGTCGCCGACCATACCGGCTGCACTGCCATTCACCCCGGCTACGGCTTTTTCTCCGAAGATTTTCGTTTCGCCCGTCGCACGGCGACCCGCAACCGTCCGATTACCTTTATCGGTCCCGATTGGAAGGTCATCAAGCACCTGGGCGACAAAATCAATACCAAACGGGTGGCCAACCAGCTTGGCATCCCCACCATCCCCGGTACCGACTCACCCATCTACAACGAGATGGAGGCTGAGGAAATCGCCTTGGAACTGCTTGAAAACCAGCGCGAACAGGGAATAGAGGACCCCTCCGTCCTGGTCAAGGCAGCAGCCGGCGGCGGCGGCATGGGCATTGAGGAAGTCAAGGAAATAGAACATTTCCGACGCATTTACCGACAACTGCAAAATTATGCCAAACGCCAGTTCGGCGACGGCGGTGTCCTTATCGAACAGTGTTTACGCGACTACAACCATCTTGAAGTACAACTGGTATGCAGTCGTTATAACGAGCGAGTCCATTTCAGCTCGCGGAACTGCACCATCCAATCCACCGGCCGGCAAAAGCGCGTCGAAGCCGCGCCCGGCTTTCACTCGTCCTGCTACCACTATGACTTCGATGAGCAGAAAGTCTTGGATCAGATCGTCAGCTATTCGCTGAAACTCGCCGAACACGTAAATTACGACAACGTCGGCACCTGGGAATGGATCGTCAGCCGTGACGGCCAGCCCTACCTGCTCGAAGTCAACACCCGGATCCAGGTGGAAAATGACGTCTCAGCCCGTATCAGCTATCTCGACAACAAGCAGCCGAACTTGATTCGCGAGCAGATCCGGCTTGCCCTCGGTGAGCGGATCGGTTTCAAGCAGCACGATATCATGTTCCGCGGGGCTGCCATCGAATTGCGCATCGTCGCCGAGGATCCGCGCCGCGGTTTTGCCCCCTGGATCGGGACGATCACCGAGTTTTCTTTCCCGTGCCATGACTGGTCAACGATTTACACCCATGTGCCGGCCGACCGACCCTACACCATCCCCAGCGATTTCGATCCGAACCTGGCCCTCGCCTTGGTCTGGGGAGACTCCATGGATGAAGCGAAACAAAGGGCTGCCCGCTTCATCGATGAAACCAGTATCCGCGGCACTGACTCCGCAGGCGGACCGATCGTTACCAATCTCAACTATCTCAAGGACAACCTGGACCGTCTGTTGACATTCTAG
- the lnt gene encoding apolipoprotein N-acyltransferase, translated as MEPVRKMIGRWGWLLTPVLAWLALPGRFSWWPLLLVCLVPLLACLADARLPLRRVFWFALLTGVLFHLLQIYWIVPVLTTYGGLPWFLAVPALLLLAAYLAVYLALFALGFSILARRGGPLTGIFGGAALWVGLDWVRSWLFSGFPWMDVGYGVWHLPFLLQAADLFGHAGYTFLVVAINALVSMLVFRQFPGRQTAFAAAAVAAVVLVLGGYSVNRWHHYRQVVGAAEAPVIGLVQGNVEQGRKWSPVEREKTVRNYLALSGELVDNHRPELIVWPETALPFYPHASELMGPVLSFVGSSRQPLLTGAPWYEVREEEGNRLVFYYNGALLLNGYGQEQGLYFKSHLVPFGEYVPLQRLLPFLAPLVEAAGNFTPGSIERPLTTGRIEAGVLICFESIFGKLGRDWVKRGANLLVNVTNDAWYGRSSAPHQSWAMSVFRAVETRRSLVRAANTGISGIVDPLGRVVLQSGLFVPFAAAAPVHLLDQVTFFVRVGFLFAPLCGLAALLILVVLVKRPQRRV; from the coding sequence ATGGAGCCGGTCCGGAAGATGATTGGTCGCTGGGGGTGGCTGCTTACCCCGGTCCTGGCTTGGTTGGCGTTGCCCGGCCGCTTTTCCTGGTGGCCACTGTTGCTGGTTTGTCTGGTGCCGCTGCTGGCTTGTTTAGCCGATGCTCGGCTGCCCCTCCGTCGGGTATTTTGGTTCGCGCTGTTGACCGGTGTGCTCTTCCACCTGCTGCAGATTTATTGGATTGTCCCGGTCCTGACGACCTACGGCGGCCTGCCGTGGTTCCTGGCGGTACCGGCGTTACTGTTGCTGGCCGCTTATCTGGCTGTTTATCTTGCACTTTTCGCTCTCGGCTTCTCGATACTGGCCAGGCGGGGCGGGCCACTGACCGGTATCTTCGGAGGGGCGGCTCTGTGGGTCGGGCTGGACTGGGTGCGGTCCTGGCTGTTTTCCGGCTTCCCTTGGATGGATGTCGGCTACGGGGTCTGGCATCTGCCCTTCCTCCTCCAGGCGGCCGATTTGTTCGGTCACGCGGGGTACACGTTCCTCGTTGTTGCCATCAACGCTCTGGTATCTATGCTGGTCTTCCGGCAGTTTCCCGGGCGGCAGACCGCCTTTGCCGCGGCAGCGGTGGCTGCCGTCGTGCTGGTGCTGGGCGGCTATTCGGTCAACCGCTGGCACCATTATCGCCAGGTCGTAGGCGCTGCCGAGGCCCCGGTCATCGGCCTGGTTCAGGGGAATGTGGAGCAGGGGCGGAAATGGTCGCCGGTGGAACGGGAAAAGACGGTGCGGAATTATCTGGCCCTCAGCGGTGAGCTGGTCGACAATCATCGGCCCGAGTTGATCGTCTGGCCCGAGACGGCCTTACCGTTTTATCCCCACGCCTCTGAATTGATGGGGCCGGTGCTTAGTTTCGTCGGTTCCTCGCGGCAACCGCTGCTCACCGGGGCGCCCTGGTATGAGGTGCGGGAAGAGGAAGGAAACCGGCTCGTGTTTTATTACAATGGGGCGCTGCTGCTCAACGGGTATGGGCAGGAGCAGGGCCTCTATTTCAAGAGCCATCTGGTGCCTTTCGGCGAGTATGTCCCGCTGCAGCGTTTGCTTCCCTTCCTGGCGCCGTTGGTGGAGGCGGCCGGCAATTTCACTCCGGGCAGCATCGAGAGACCGCTGACCACCGGACGAATCGAGGCCGGGGTCCTGATCTGTTTCGAATCGATTTTCGGGAAGTTGGGCCGGGACTGGGTGAAGCGTGGCGCTAATCTGCTGGTCAATGTGACCAACGATGCCTGGTACGGTCGTTCCAGCGCCCCGCATCAGAGCTGGGCGATGAGCGTCTTCCGGGCGGTCGAGACCCGCAGGAGCCTGGTTCGGGCCGCCAACACCGGCATCAGTGGTATCGTCGACCCGCTCGGTCGGGTCGTTTTGCAGTCAGGCTTGTTCGTCCCGTTCGCTGCCGCCGCTCCAGTCCACCTGCTCGATCAGGTTACGTTTTTTGTGCGGGTCGGGTTTCTCTTTGCACCGTTGTGCGGTCTGGCGGCGCTGCTTATTCTTGTGGTGCTGGTGAAAAGACCTCAACGAAGGGTCTGA
- the aroC gene encoding chorismate synthase gives MSSHFGTLFRISTFGESHCKAVGVVIDGCPSGLKLTEADIQTQLDRRRPGQSRLTTDRQEADRVTILSGTENGVTLGTPIALKVDNLDQRPGDYGDMATIPRPSHADYTYLAKYGIKASSGGGRSSARETIGTVASGAVAAKILTEKYGVEIVAWVSSAGPYRATEVDHQTISRAAVDQNDLRCPDPETAEKMRTLITSLKEAGDSTGGIVSCVIRNVPAGLGEPVYEKLEAKLAQAMLAIPATKGFEIGSGFAGAAMRGSEHNDPFVMKEGGRLGTITNNSGGIQGGISNGEPIHFRVAFKPPATISQPQQTVNYAGTSQVLQAKGRHDPCVVPRAVPIVESMAALVLVDLALRQEARQALHFDS, from the coding sequence ATGTCCAGTCATTTCGGTACTCTTTTTCGTATCTCCACCTTTGGGGAGTCCCATTGCAAGGCCGTCGGTGTCGTTATCGACGGTTGCCCGTCCGGACTGAAATTGACCGAGGCGGACATTCAAACCCAATTGGATCGTCGTCGTCCCGGGCAGTCGCGGCTAACCACCGATCGACAGGAGGCGGACCGGGTCACCATCCTGTCCGGTACCGAAAACGGCGTGACACTCGGGACACCGATCGCCCTCAAGGTCGACAACCTCGACCAGCGTCCCGGGGATTACGGCGATATGGCGACCATCCCCCGCCCCTCTCATGCCGACTATACCTACCTGGCAAAATACGGAATCAAGGCGTCATCCGGGGGCGGACGCTCCAGTGCTCGCGAGACCATCGGCACCGTCGCCTCGGGCGCTGTGGCCGCCAAGATTCTCACCGAGAAATACGGCGTCGAAATCGTTGCCTGGGTCAGCTCCGCCGGGCCATACCGGGCGACCGAGGTCGATCATCAGACCATCTCCAGAGCAGCGGTGGATCAGAACGACCTGCGCTGTCCGGACCCGGAGACGGCAGAAAAAATGCGCACGCTCATCACTAGTCTCAAAGAGGCCGGCGACTCCACCGGCGGTATCGTCTCCTGCGTCATCCGCAACGTCCCCGCGGGACTCGGGGAGCCGGTCTACGAAAAACTCGAAGCCAAATTGGCTCAGGCCATGCTGGCCATTCCGGCAACCAAGGGATTCGAGATCGGCTCCGGCTTCGCCGGGGCGGCCATGCGCGGCTCGGAGCACAATGACCCCTTCGTCATGAAGGAGGGCGGACGACTGGGGACCATAACCAACAACTCGGGCGGCATCCAGGGCGGCATCTCCAACGGCGAACCGATCCACTTCCGGGTCGCCTTCAAACCTCCGGCCACCATCTCCCAACCGCAGCAGACCGTCAATTATGCCGGTACGTCTCAGGTCCTGCAGGCTAAAGGCCGGCACGATCCGTGTGTCGTCCCGCGGGCGGTGCCCATTGTCGAATCGATGGCGGCACTGGTGTTGGTCGATCTGGCCCTGCGGCAGGAAGCTCGTCAGGCGTTGCACTTCGACAGCTAG
- a CDS encoding sensor histidine kinase, producing MPRLSSEQLRQVRSQHFAIPLRLLLIVPFTVLLVATTALVGYLSFHNGRRDVNLVAGHLRGELNQRIADHVQHFLDTPRQIGSTLVHLLQHRIVDADDPTILEAYLWQTIRRHPSVTSIYFGNTRGGLVDAGREGADGSLYVMTTDDFRSGPLRKFAIDDQGRRGALLTSIEHFDARSRSWYQAAITTRKPIWTEVYPLITGQDLAVAAGEPVFDQTGALLGVVSVDLFLSHLGSFLSSLKIGTTGQAFIVERSGLLISSSADPQPLQMVSIEQPPERLPAVKSSSPLIRTAAEALTSRFSNPGQKLDEQFEVERDGKRMFLHVSSLNGLNAPDWLIVTAIPEADFMGHITRNSVTTSLLIGISALLVTGLGVLIAFLVSQPVLQLNRNAQMLAKGTLSASGTKSQVKEINQLSETFAGMVRDIQHLVGQLHTEILERQETEQALREREEQLQLTLQAAELGTWDWDIQTGAVRFNDHWARQLGYSPDEIEPDVRSWQRLLHPDDETLIRDTLADHLAGKTPLYQTEHRLRTRTGRWIWILDTGKVIERDAQQRPLRAIGIHQDITITKEMREQLSRQERLATIGQMAAGIAHDFNNIMHGIMGYADLLILTTQPTEEQLITLHKIQSLGQQASFKVRQLLDFSQKTNRILQRLDLRALIAESLQQTASRLPATIELVADLAGDLPEVDADPEQLRQVVDNLTANAINAVSDGGRIHVNLSRQIIDQHSGRLCVVCNEPLVGTWIRIDISDTGHGIADDILPHIFEPFFTTREIGQGTGLGLPQVAGIIAQHGGHVTVISRTGVGSGTTISVFLPLSLEPADKNEQRDASTVRRKGRWN from the coding sequence ATGCCCCGCCTTTCTTCGGAGCAGCTGCGCCAGGTGAGATCACAGCATTTCGCCATCCCGCTGCGATTGCTTCTGATTGTCCCGTTCACCGTGCTGCTGGTCGCGACCACCGCGTTGGTCGGCTACCTGTCGTTTCACAACGGCCGACGTGATGTCAATCTGGTGGCCGGCCACCTGCGTGGCGAACTGAACCAGCGCATCGCCGACCACGTCCAGCATTTCCTCGATACGCCGCGCCAGATCGGCAGTACCCTTGTTCACCTCCTGCAGCACCGCATCGTCGATGCCGATGACCCGACCATTTTGGAAGCCTATTTGTGGCAGACTATCAGACGTCACCCTTCCGTGACCTCCATCTACTTCGGTAACACCCGCGGCGGACTGGTCGATGCCGGACGCGAGGGTGCAGATGGTTCGCTCTACGTTATGACCACCGACGATTTCCGCAGCGGTCCGCTCCGCAAGTTCGCCATCGACGATCAGGGCCGGCGCGGAGCGCTGCTCACCTCCATCGAGCACTTCGACGCCCGCAGTCGAAGCTGGTACCAAGCTGCCATCACCACGAGAAAACCGATCTGGACTGAAGTCTATCCACTCATTACCGGACAAGACCTGGCGGTTGCCGCCGGCGAACCAGTCTTCGACCAGACCGGAGCCCTACTCGGTGTCGTTTCCGTCGACCTGTTTCTCTCCCACCTCGGATCCTTTCTCAGCTCATTGAAGATAGGCACAACCGGGCAGGCCTTCATCGTTGAACGCTCCGGGCTGCTGATCTCCTCGTCTGCCGATCCACAACCGCTTCAGATGGTGTCTATTGAGCAACCGCCGGAGCGTTTGCCGGCCGTCAAAAGCAGTTCGCCGTTGATCCGGACAGCGGCCGAGGCACTGACCTCTCGCTTCAGCAACCCCGGACAGAAGCTCGACGAACAATTCGAAGTCGAACGGGACGGCAAGCGGATGTTTTTGCACGTATCATCGCTTAACGGTCTCAATGCGCCCGACTGGCTGATCGTCACGGCCATTCCCGAGGCCGATTTTATGGGCCATATCACCCGCAACAGCGTCACCACCTCCCTGTTGATCGGGATCTCCGCCCTGCTGGTAACCGGCCTCGGAGTACTCATCGCCTTTCTGGTCAGCCAGCCCGTTCTTCAGCTCAATCGAAACGCCCAGATGCTGGCCAAGGGTACCCTCTCTGCTTCCGGAACGAAGAGTCAGGTCAAGGAAATCAACCAACTCTCCGAGACCTTTGCCGGCATGGTGCGGGATATTCAACATCTGGTGGGGCAACTCCATACCGAGATCCTGGAGCGCCAGGAAACAGAGCAGGCTTTGCGCGAACGGGAGGAGCAACTGCAGTTGACGTTGCAGGCGGCTGAACTGGGGACCTGGGATTGGGATATCCAAACCGGGGCCGTCCGTTTCAATGATCATTGGGCCCGCCAGCTCGGCTATTCACCCGACGAGATCGAACCGGACGTGCGCAGCTGGCAACGACTACTGCACCCGGATGATGAAACCCTGATTCGGGATACCCTGGCCGATCACCTGGCGGGCAAGACACCGCTCTATCAGACCGAACACCGTTTGCGGACGAGAACGGGCCGCTGGATATGGATTCTGGATACCGGCAAGGTGATCGAAAGAGATGCCCAGCAGCGCCCCCTGCGAGCCATCGGCATCCACCAAGATATCACGATCACCAAAGAGATGAGAGAGCAACTTTCACGGCAGGAACGGCTGGCGACGATCGGCCAGATGGCTGCCGGCATCGCCCATGATTTCAACAACATCATGCATGGCATCATGGGATACGCCGATCTCCTAATCCTGACCACTCAGCCAACCGAAGAACAGTTGATAACGTTGCATAAAATCCAGTCCCTCGGCCAGCAGGCCTCCTTCAAGGTTCGCCAGCTCCTCGATTTCAGCCAAAAGACCAATCGTATCCTGCAGCGCCTCGACCTACGGGCCCTGATCGCCGAATCGCTGCAGCAAACGGCATCGAGACTGCCCGCCACCATCGAACTGGTGGCCGATCTCGCTGGAGACCTCCCGGAGGTAGACGCTGACCCCGAGCAGCTGCGCCAGGTCGTTGACAATCTGACGGCCAATGCCATCAATGCCGTGTCGGATGGCGGTCGAATCCACGTGAACCTGTCACGCCAGATCATCGACCAGCATAGCGGGCGCCTCTGCGTGGTATGCAATGAACCCCTGGTCGGCACCTGGATTCGGATCGACATCAGCGACACCGGACACGGCATCGCCGACGACATCCTGCCGCACATCTTCGAACCGTTTTTCACCACCAGGGAAATTGGCCAGGGGACCGGCCTGGGACTCCCTCAGGTGGCTGGAATCATAGCCCAACACGGGGGTCACGTGACGGTTATCAGCAGAACCGGGGTAGGAAGCGGCACGACCATCAGCGTCTTCCTGCCCCTCTCCCTGGAGCCAGCGGACAAGAACGAACAACGGGATGCGTCAACCGTTCGGCGCAAAGGTCGCTGGAATTAG
- a CDS encoding DsrE family protein, which produces MKKVVLITYNPELMCFAHVLLYAIDFQEKGYDTKVVIEGGAVQLISKLKDRHTPFYELYEKVKAKGLIDCVCRACSAKLGSLADAEAQGLRVHGDLMGHPSVERYLDQGYQLITF; this is translated from the coding sequence ATGAAAAAAGTCGTGCTGATCACGTATAACCCGGAACTGATGTGTTTTGCCCACGTGCTGCTCTATGCGATCGATTTCCAGGAAAAAGGATACGACACCAAGGTCGTTATTGAAGGGGGCGCCGTACAACTGATCAGTAAGCTGAAAGATCGGCACACACCGTTTTATGAATTGTACGAAAAAGTGAAAGCCAAGGGGCTGATTGACTGCGTCTGCCGGGCCTGCTCGGCCAAACTTGGTAGCTTGGCCGATGCCGAAGCGCAGGGGCTGCGCGTCCACGGCGATTTGATGGGGCATCCGTCCGTCGAGCGTTATCTCGACCAGGGATACCAGTTGATCACCTTCTGA
- a CDS encoding hemolysin family protein → MDKSKDAEPPAEEAEQFSLIKRLREFIPFGRSPDTTKALEHEIQELLEEGEEQGLITSLEERMISSIFEFRETYASEVMTPAAEIFSLEESTPLPEIIDKVIEEGYTRIPVYRGNGDNIIGILHVKDLLQLCTGKAQKLGGLQAFLNEPYFIPEDKPIVDLLKEFQRQKNHMAIVMDEFGAVRGLVTLEDVLEEIVGEIDDEYDTDNDDFEMLDDRTALVRARVDVEDVAERLHISLPEGPYESIGGLVIHLLGRIGVEGDEVSVGAVRLIVHSAGRRRIKKIKIILPDRLNDL, encoded by the coding sequence ATGGACAAGAGTAAGGACGCCGAACCCCCCGCGGAGGAGGCGGAGCAGTTTTCTCTTATCAAACGTCTGCGAGAATTCATCCCGTTCGGGCGCTCCCCCGACACCACCAAGGCGCTTGAACATGAAATCCAGGAATTGCTCGAGGAAGGTGAAGAGCAAGGTCTGATCACCAGTCTCGAAGAGCGGATGATTTCGTCGATCTTCGAGTTTCGTGAAACCTATGCCTCGGAGGTGATGACTCCGGCTGCCGAGATCTTCAGTCTGGAAGAGTCGACCCCGCTGCCGGAGATTATCGACAAGGTGATCGAGGAGGGCTACACGCGGATTCCCGTCTACCGGGGCAACGGGGACAACATCATCGGCATCCTGCACGTCAAGGACCTGTTGCAGCTGTGTACCGGTAAGGCTCAGAAACTGGGGGGGCTGCAGGCGTTTCTCAACGAACCGTACTTCATTCCGGAAGACAAGCCGATCGTTGATCTGCTCAAGGAATTCCAGAGACAGAAGAACCATATGGCCATCGTCATGGATGAGTTTGGTGCGGTTCGTGGCCTGGTGACGCTGGAAGACGTCCTGGAGGAGATCGTCGGGGAGATCGATGACGAGTACGACACCGACAACGATGACTTTGAGATGCTCGATGACCGGACAGCCCTGGTCCGGGCCCGCGTCGATGTCGAGGATGTGGCGGAGCGTTTGCACATTTCCCTACCGGAAGGGCCCTATGAATCGATCGGCGGGCTGGTTATCCATCTGCTGGGCCGGATCGGGGTCGAAGGCGATGAGGTGAGCGTCGGTGCGGTGCGGTTGATCGTCCACTCTGCCGGACGGCGTCGGATCAAAAAGATAAAAATCATCCTGCCCGACCGGCTGAACGATCTTTGA
- a CDS encoding carboxyl transferase domain-containing protein, whose amino-acid sequence MKEQLKQLLKIEERINYLNQVKDYSNWGNLDGFKTSCERLKQNVYEYPVDQLWGEVRKLHDSISFLEQRAEEQLTPMERVRIVRNTQRFSLKDILENVYDDYTELGGQEDANIDPAMICAKATLTRKGKKKPYTVTVMVIGQESGHGEEFRNGGSCRPEGNEKALRYMRVAETEGIPIHFYVFTPGSYPVEEYPGAAQQIARNIYAMTKLRVPSVSFISEGGSGGAEAIGLSDYRLMASHGYYSVISPEGAAAIEGRVKEGNKAPAELIELCAERLRLTALDNLNHGIIDRIIQEPPLGARRDDFAFFATLRSEMISATDRVVLSTKSFKSFRTWEIHRRKSKKASEEVDVGVSWDLSRDEVERLLQQRSQKYLAMATHGYQGRPEAQQGLLRQAVVSTEHLYYTLRYDILKNQKRQVRKVLSDVSGEGLVMLKRLTEPLRNAVSFFKERNNKRPSRLITYSGNGQNGSPRPDPLELTDTYTSPLANEDRTVTCPNAAKHGCKDLWVPDLYGEFAGVCETCGHHFPLEYHWYLKNIFDPGSIRFFNAHLTAQNPLGYTGFAERIEAAREKTGRRSSNITFTAAVDGIQIVVAVLYSEFRNGTVGSAEGEKFVQACKLAQRKKRPLLAYVHTTGGIRIQEGTLGVIQMPKCTMAVREYIDSGGLYLVVYDNNSYAGPLASFLGCSPYQFAIRSSRIGFAGPRVIRETTGIDIPPDYHSARNALRRGHIQGIWDRREFRRNLYKALLTMGSPSLYYR is encoded by the coding sequence ATGAAGGAACAGCTCAAACAGCTTTTAAAGATTGAAGAACGGATCAATTACCTGAACCAGGTCAAGGACTATTCAAACTGGGGCAACCTGGACGGGTTCAAGACCAGTTGCGAGCGGCTCAAGCAAAACGTCTACGAATACCCCGTAGACCAGTTGTGGGGGGAGGTGCGCAAGCTGCACGACTCGATCAGCTTTCTCGAGCAGCGAGCTGAAGAACAGCTCACCCCCATGGAACGGGTCCGTATCGTCAGGAACACCCAGCGCTTCAGCCTCAAAGACATCCTGGAAAACGTCTATGACGATTATACCGAACTGGGAGGCCAGGAAGATGCCAATATTGACCCGGCGATGATCTGCGCCAAGGCCACCCTGACCCGCAAAGGCAAGAAAAAGCCGTATACCGTTACGGTCATGGTGATTGGTCAGGAGAGCGGACATGGTGAGGAGTTTCGCAACGGCGGCTCCTGCCGGCCGGAAGGAAACGAGAAAGCCCTGCGCTATATGCGGGTGGCTGAAACCGAAGGTATCCCGATCCACTTCTACGTGTTCACCCCGGGCTCCTACCCGGTTGAAGAGTATCCAGGCGCAGCCCAGCAGATAGCCCGCAACATCTACGCCATGACCAAATTGCGGGTCCCGAGCGTCTCTTTCATTTCCGAGGGGGGCTCGGGTGGCGCCGAGGCTATCGGTCTCAGCGACTACCGATTGATGGCCAGCCACGGTTATTATTCGGTTATCTCACCGGAAGGCGCCGCAGCCATCGAAGGCCGGGTCAAAGAAGGGAACAAGGCCCCCGCCGAGTTGATCGAACTCTGTGCCGAACGACTGCGCCTCACCGCCCTGGACAACCTCAATCACGGCATTATCGACCGTATCATTCAGGAGCCTCCTCTGGGCGCCCGCCGCGACGACTTCGCCTTTTTTGCCACATTGCGTTCGGAGATGATCAGCGCCACCGATCGGGTGGTGCTTTCCACCAAGAGTTTCAAGTCGTTTCGCACCTGGGAGATCCACCGCCGAAAGAGCAAAAAGGCAAGCGAGGAGGTGGATGTCGGGGTATCTTGGGACCTGAGTCGGGACGAGGTTGAACGGTTGTTACAGCAACGTTCGCAAAAATACCTGGCCATGGCGACCCACGGCTACCAGGGACGGCCCGAGGCGCAACAGGGACTACTGCGCCAAGCCGTGGTATCGACGGAACATCTTTACTACACGTTGCGCTACGACATCCTGAAAAACCAGAAACGCCAAGTCCGCAAGGTGCTCAGCGACGTCTCCGGAGAGGGTTTGGTCATGCTTAAACGCCTTACCGAACCGTTGCGCAATGCCGTCAGCTTTTTCAAGGAACGAAACAACAAGAGGCCCAGCCGGCTCATCACCTATAGTGGCAACGGCCAGAACGGCAGTCCCCGCCCCGATCCCCTGGAGTTGACCGATACCTACACCAGCCCGCTGGCCAACGAGGACCGGACCGTGACCTGCCCCAACGCGGCCAAACACGGCTGCAAGGATCTCTGGGTCCCCGACCTCTATGGCGAATTCGCCGGGGTGTGTGAGACCTGCGGCCACCACTTTCCGCTGGAATACCACTGGTATTTGAAAAATATCTTCGACCCCGGCTCGATCCGCTTTTTCAATGCCCACCTGACGGCTCAGAATCCGCTCGGTTACACCGGCTTTGCCGAACGGATCGAGGCTGCCCGAGAGAAAACCGGAAGGCGCAGCAGCAACATCACCTTCACTGCCGCCGTCGACGGCATTCAGATCGTGGTGGCGGTGCTCTACTCCGAGTTCCGCAACGGCACGGTCGGTTCCGCCGAGGGCGAAAAGTTTGTTCAAGCGTGTAAATTGGCGCAGCGCAAGAAACGACCGTTGCTCGCCTACGTGCACACCACCGGCGGCATCAGGATCCAGGAAGGGACTCTGGGCGTTATCCAGATGCCCAAGTGCACCATGGCCGTCCGTGAATATATCGACTCCGGCGGTCTCTACCTGGTGGTCTACGACAACAACTCCTACGCCGGTCCGTTGGCCTCATTCCTCGGCTGCTCGCCGTATCAGTTTGCCATCCGTTCGTCGCGAATCGGTTTCGCCGGCCCCCGAGTCATCCGGGAGACCACCGGCATCGATATCCCACCGGATTATCACTCGGCCCGTAACGCACTGAGACGGGGACACATACAAGGGATTTGGGATCGCCGCGAGTTTCGCCGAAACCTCTACAAGGCATTGCTCACCATGGGCAGCCCCAGTCTCTACTACCGGTAG